Proteins encoded within one genomic window of Dyadobacter chenhuakuii:
- a CDS encoding sulfite oxidase, protein MNSGSDRRGFLKQSSMAALAAAMGTNIVFANKMPKGYIPLLFDEKDALKGKSQEMIVQGDKPWNVESPVHLLDDRITPVDKMFIRNNGLIPETIDVASWTLTIDGESVKAPKTYTLAELKKKFKPYTYQLVLECGGNGRSGFQPQASGNQWGQGAVHCAEWTGVRLKDVLADVGIKGDAVYIGYHGKDQHLSKDPKKEAISRGVPMSKALEDETIIAWQLNGKDIPEFHGYPLRLVIGGWPASVSGKWLSRISVRNKVHDGAKMEGHSYKMPKSPVSPGEDVPQTDEYFKIIESMPVKSLITFPKSGAMIAPDAELALRGHAWAGDHAIKKMEVSIDFGATWKECKLEAPANRLAWQHWNTKVKFPSKGYYEVWAKATDDKGNAQPMVIPAWNPGGYMNNACERIAVKVG, encoded by the coding sequence ATGAATTCCGGATCCGACAGACGTGGCTTTTTGAAGCAAAGCAGCATGGCAGCACTTGCTGCAGCAATGGGAACGAACATTGTTTTTGCCAACAAAATGCCCAAAGGTTATATCCCGCTCCTATTCGATGAAAAGGACGCGCTTAAAGGCAAAAGCCAGGAAATGATCGTGCAGGGAGATAAGCCCTGGAATGTAGAATCGCCCGTTCATTTGCTCGACGACCGCATTACGCCGGTTGACAAAATGTTCATCCGGAATAACGGGCTCATTCCGGAAACGATCGACGTGGCTTCATGGACATTGACAATTGATGGAGAATCGGTGAAAGCGCCGAAGACATATACATTGGCTGAATTAAAAAAGAAATTCAAACCTTACACTTACCAGCTGGTGCTGGAATGCGGCGGTAACGGCCGTTCCGGCTTTCAGCCGCAAGCCTCGGGAAACCAGTGGGGACAGGGTGCGGTGCATTGCGCGGAATGGACGGGCGTTCGCTTGAAAGATGTGCTGGCCGATGTGGGCATTAAAGGTGATGCGGTATACATTGGTTATCATGGTAAGGATCAGCATTTGAGCAAAGACCCAAAAAAGGAAGCTATTTCACGCGGTGTCCCGATGTCCAAAGCCCTGGAAGACGAGACGATCATTGCATGGCAGTTGAATGGTAAGGACATCCCGGAATTTCACGGTTATCCGTTAAGACTGGTTATAGGCGGCTGGCCAGCTTCTGTTTCCGGAAAATGGCTGAGCCGGATCTCGGTCCGGAATAAAGTGCATGATGGTGCCAAAATGGAAGGCCATAGTTATAAGATGCCCAAAAGCCCGGTTTCGCCCGGTGAGGATGTGCCCCAGACGGACGAGTATTTTAAGATTATTGAATCCATGCCCGTTAAATCGCTCATTACTTTTCCAAAATCGGGCGCAATGATCGCACCTGATGCCGAACTGGCGTTACGCGGACACGCATGGGCGGGCGACCATGCTATTAAAAAAATGGAGGTTTCGATTGACTTTGGTGCAACCTGGAAAGAATGCAAGCTCGAAGCCCCCGCTAACAGACTGGCTTGGCAGCATTGGAATACCAAGGTAAAATTCCCTTCCAAAGGTTATTATGAAGTTTGGGCCAAGGCAACCGATGACAAAGGAAATGCACAGCCCATGGTCATCCCGGCCTGGAATCCGGGCGGTTACATGAATAATGCCTGCGAGCGGATCGCTGTTAAAGTCGGTTAA
- a CDS encoding ferritin-like domain-containing protein — MDIFKIIDDFQKIDGDAAGRLEFATRRHFMNRIGSKLATVAVPTVFASIVNKAYAQSAKAIDVLNFALTLEYLEDEFYKAGNAAANLIPASDKTIFTQIGKHESQHVAFLVKALGDKAIKKPTFDFKYGGAFNDVFTNYKTFVTVSSALEDTGVRAYKGQAGELLADAQILEYALQVHSVEARHAAMTRRLAATVTANPAMKGWITGKEGAVAAIYAGEDNMTQGGVNLKGLASKSDAAITEAFDEPLTKAAVLAIAGPFIKA, encoded by the coding sequence ATGGATATTTTCAAAATTATAGATGACTTTCAAAAAATTGATGGGGATGCAGCAGGCCGCCTTGAGTTTGCCACACGTCGTCACTTTATGAACAGAATCGGCAGTAAGCTTGCAACAGTTGCAGTTCCTACTGTCTTTGCTTCAATTGTAAACAAAGCGTATGCGCAGTCTGCGAAAGCAATCGACGTGCTGAACTTTGCACTGACACTTGAATATCTGGAAGACGAGTTCTACAAAGCAGGAAACGCAGCTGCGAACCTGATCCCGGCCTCGGATAAAACGATCTTCACACAAATCGGCAAGCACGAATCACAGCACGTAGCATTCCTTGTGAAAGCTTTGGGCGACAAGGCGATCAAAAAACCAACATTTGATTTCAAATATGGTGGCGCTTTTAATGATGTGTTTACCAATTACAAAACTTTTGTAACAGTTTCCAGCGCACTGGAAGATACAGGTGTGCGTGCTTACAAAGGACAGGCTGGCGAATTGCTTGCTGACGCGCAAATTCTGGAATACGCATTGCAGGTTCATTCGGTAGAAGCACGTCACGCGGCTATGACGCGCAGACTGGCTGCAACGGTAACAGCAAACCCGGCTATGAAAGGCTGGATCACCGGTAAAGAAGGCGCAGTAGCGGCTATTTACGCAGGTGAAGACAATATGACACAAGGCGGTGTAAACCTGAAAGGCCTTGCTTCGAAATCGGATGCAGCTATAACAGAGGCATTTGACGAACCATTGACGAAAGCCGCAGTGCTTGCAATTGCAGGTCCGTTCATTAAGGCATAA
- a CDS encoding ferritin-like domain-containing protein, whose protein sequence is MNRQTKSKIDSGKEEGASASVVNRRLFLRSAGLATSLGTIVIAAACNDDDPDPMIPGTGDSVDLGSGDVGVLNYAYALEQLEAAFYTQVIATPFAGITDAEKTILTDIRDHEIIHRDFFKKALGDKAIKDLTPNFATIDFTKRDAVLGAAKLFEDTGVAAYNGAGRLLKDGGNLLLAGKIVSVEARHAAVIRDLLKPKSADFAGDDIINENGFDKAVAPADILAAVKGYVKDTITGANVGK, encoded by the coding sequence ATGAACAGACAAACGAAATCAAAAATCGACTCCGGAAAAGAAGAGGGAGCAAGCGCGTCAGTTGTCAACCGACGTCTATTTTTGCGTTCTGCCGGATTGGCCACGTCTTTGGGAACCATTGTAATTGCTGCCGCTTGTAATGACGACGATCCGGATCCAATGATCCCTGGAACGGGCGACAGTGTGGACCTGGGCTCAGGAGATGTTGGTGTATTAAACTATGCATACGCGCTTGAACAATTGGAAGCCGCTTTCTATACACAGGTTATTGCTACGCCGTTTGCCGGCATTACCGACGCGGAAAAAACAATTCTTACCGATATCCGCGACCACGAAATTATTCACCGTGACTTTTTCAAGAAAGCATTAGGTGACAAAGCGATTAAAGATCTTACTCCAAACTTTGCAACGATCGACTTCACAAAACGTGACGCAGTATTAGGTGCTGCGAAGCTTTTTGAAGATACAGGTGTTGCTGCCTATAATGGTGCAGGCAGATTGCTTAAAGACGGCGGAAATCTGCTTCTTGCCGGAAAAATCGTTTCTGTTGAAGCCCGCCACGCAGCGGTGATCCGTGATTTGTTGAAACCAAAGTCGGCTGATTTTGCTGGCGATGATATCATCAACGAAAACGGGTTCGACAAAGCTGTTGCCCCTGCTGATATCCTTGCAGCCGTAAAAGGTTACGTGAAGGATACGATCACGGGAGCAAATGTGGGTAAATAA
- a CDS encoding AMP-binding protein, whose amino-acid sequence MIAISKETYPWLKNYPEGIPYEINPDAYVSLVDMMETTFRDNADKPAYTNMDKQLTFGEVDVLSRNFAAYLQGLGLVQGDRIAIQMPNLLQYPVAMMGALRAGLIIVNTNPLYTPREMQHQFKDSGAKAVVILANFAMNLEKIVANTNIQHVIITEIGDLLGFPKKLIVNAVVKYVKKMVPKYNLPDAVSFTKALSIGAGCEYKRPNISGIDIAFIQYTGGTTGVSKGAMLTHRNLIANVEGINEWLMSKMRRSPATGQLTIVGALPLYHVFALTINGLCGIKWGALNILITNPKDLPAFVKELKKFRFHIFPGLNTLFNGLLNNPDFSSVDFSELKITIAGGMALQKVVAERWEKVTGCPLVEGYGLSETSPVLSVNPLDDHHKPGTIGLPFPSTEMRILKDDETWAAVGEKGEICARGPQIMLGYYNRPDETVKVIFEDESGRWFKTGDIGYEDADGFFKIVDRKKDMILVSGFNVYPNEIEDVVAQCPGVMEVACVGVPDEKSGELVKIYVVKKDPALTEEKVKAFCKENLTGYKIPRQIEFRNELPKTNVGKILRRALREEELAKAK is encoded by the coding sequence ATGATCGCTATATCTAAGGAAACCTATCCGTGGCTGAAAAATTACCCCGAAGGAATTCCCTACGAAATAAACCCTGACGCTTACGTTTCCCTTGTTGACATGATGGAAACGACATTCCGCGACAATGCGGACAAGCCTGCTTACACCAATATGGACAAGCAGCTAACGTTTGGCGAAGTAGATGTTTTGTCCAGAAATTTCGCGGCCTATCTGCAAGGACTGGGCCTGGTTCAGGGCGACCGCATTGCTATCCAAATGCCGAATCTGCTGCAGTATCCGGTGGCCATGATGGGTGCATTAAGGGCTGGATTGATCATTGTGAATACGAATCCGCTGTATACGCCGCGTGAGATGCAGCATCAGTTTAAGGATTCAGGCGCCAAAGCGGTTGTGATCCTGGCGAATTTTGCCATGAACCTGGAAAAAATTGTTGCTAACACCAACATTCAGCACGTAATCATCACCGAGATCGGGGATCTTTTAGGGTTTCCTAAAAAGCTGATTGTTAATGCTGTTGTAAAATATGTGAAGAAGATGGTGCCGAAATACAACCTTCCGGACGCTGTCTCTTTTACCAAAGCATTATCCATAGGCGCGGGATGCGAATATAAAAGGCCAAACATCTCAGGGATTGACATTGCATTTATCCAATATACGGGTGGAACAACAGGCGTTTCAAAAGGCGCAATGCTCACCCATCGCAACCTGATCGCCAATGTAGAGGGAATCAATGAATGGCTGATGTCTAAAATGAGACGTTCGCCAGCCACAGGCCAGCTTACCATTGTAGGAGCATTGCCATTGTATCACGTTTTTGCTTTGACCATTAACGGCTTGTGCGGCATTAAATGGGGTGCGCTCAATATCCTGATCACCAATCCAAAGGACCTTCCGGCATTTGTGAAGGAATTGAAAAAATTCCGTTTTCACATCTTTCCGGGCCTTAATACATTGTTTAACGGGCTCCTCAACAACCCCGATTTCAGCTCCGTTGATTTTTCTGAACTTAAAATAACCATTGCCGGCGGCATGGCGCTGCAAAAAGTAGTTGCCGAGCGCTGGGAAAAAGTAACCGGCTGTCCGCTGGTAGAGGGATACGGCTTATCGGAAACGTCACCGGTGCTTTCTGTAAATCCATTGGATGATCATCATAAGCCAGGCACAATAGGACTTCCCTTTCCGAGCACGGAAATGCGTATCCTGAAAGATGACGAAACCTGGGCAGCCGTTGGCGAGAAAGGTGAGATTTGTGCCAGAGGGCCACAGATTATGCTGGGCTATTACAACCGCCCCGACGAAACTGTAAAAGTGATATTTGAAGACGAAAGTGGTAGATGGTTCAAAACGGGTGACATTGGTTATGAAGACGCAGATGGTTTTTTCAAAATCGTGGACCGTAAAAAAGATATGATCCTGGTTTCCGGGTTTAATGTGTATCCTAATGAGATTGAAGATGTGGTTGCGCAATGTCCGGGTGTTATGGAAGTTGCGTGTGTAGGCGTTCCTGACGAGAAGTCGGGTGAGCTTGTAAAAATATATGTTGTGAAGAAAGATCCGGCGCTTACGGAAGAAAAAGTGAAGGCCTTTTGCAAGGAAAATTTAACGGGCTATAAGATCCCGCGCCAGATAGAATTCCGAAATGAATTGCCAAAAACGAATGTTGGAAAAATCCTGAGAAGGGCACTGCGGGAGGAAGAATTGGCCAAAGCTAAATAG
- a CDS encoding thermonuclease family protein: protein MSRVRFNVLIALTCLLTLSSFSDNNAIRLQNGSIQQHYDLPNPLKAEVIAIQDGDTIELKFLYAGKKAGQRMGKPIRIRLLHVNCPERGRPYYKVAKQYTSQQCFRKTVQIRHAGNFDKYGRLLGEVVLPNGRILNKELVKAGLAVHFKKYSKSQEYANLEIQAKKQKVGIWSQSSLFLGQL from the coding sequence GTGAGTAGGGTAAGATTCAATGTGTTGATTGCGCTGACATGCTTGTTGACGCTTTCGTCTTTCAGTGATAACAATGCAATTCGCCTTCAAAATGGCAGCATTCAGCAGCATTACGACTTACCAAATCCTTTAAAAGCAGAGGTTATCGCGATTCAGGACGGCGACACCATTGAGCTCAAATTCCTTTATGCAGGAAAAAAAGCGGGTCAGAGAATGGGGAAACCGATCAGGATCAGGCTTTTGCATGTGAATTGCCCCGAACGCGGGCGGCCTTATTATAAAGTTGCAAAGCAATACACAAGCCAGCAATGTTTCCGGAAAACGGTCCAGATCAGGCATGCTGGTAACTTTGATAAATATGGCAGGTTACTGGGCGAAGTTGTGCTTCCCAATGGCCGGATTTTGAATAAGGAGCTGGTTAAAGCAGGACTGGCTGTACATTTCAAAAAATATTCGAAAAGCCAGGAATACGCTAATCTCGAAATTCAGGCAAAAAAGCAAAAGGTTGGTATATGGAGCCAGTCGTCGTTATTTTTAGGTCAATTATAA
- the hpf gene encoding ribosome hibernation-promoting factor, HPF/YfiA family — MRLQMQAIHFDADPKLLSFIQQKLDKLDTFYDRITSGEVFLKLDKSDNAKLQTKLLEVKLYVPGGTMFVREQGTTFEEATDLAIDTLKMQVKKFKDKRNNARAPKIIEGVALEDGVTLITEETEE, encoded by the coding sequence ATGAGACTGCAAATGCAAGCAATTCATTTTGACGCCGATCCTAAGTTGTTGAGCTTCATTCAACAAAAGCTAGATAAACTTGATACCTTTTATGACCGGATTACTAGCGGAGAGGTGTTTTTGAAATTGGATAAAAGTGACAATGCCAAGTTACAGACCAAACTTCTTGAGGTTAAGCTTTATGTTCCGGGAGGAACCATGTTTGTGAGAGAGCAAGGGACGACGTTCGAGGAAGCAACTGATTTAGCAATAGATACATTAAAAATGCAGGTTAAAAAGTTTAAAGACAAACGTAACAATGCCAGGGCACCGAAGATTATTGAAGGTGTAGCATTAGAAGACGGCGTTACGCTCATAACGGAGGAAACTGAAGAGTAA
- a CDS encoding cytochrome B, with amino-acid sequence MNALIRAHSGLRYVVLALLIAAIFTAYSNWQKGSQGDSKVYLFAFIATHTQLLLGLILYTMSAKVNFDLISEKVFRFYSIEHIFMMLIAIVLITVGRIRSKKLTGAAKHRTVLYFYTMGLIIILVAIPWPFRNLGSGWF; translated from the coding sequence ATGAACGCGCTTATACGTGCCCACTCAGGCCTCCGTTATGTAGTGTTAGCACTTTTGATTGCAGCGATTTTCACGGCTTATTCCAATTGGCAGAAAGGATCTCAGGGCGATAGCAAAGTCTATCTGTTCGCATTCATTGCAACTCACACGCAGCTGCTGCTTGGGCTGATCCTTTATACCATGAGCGCAAAAGTGAATTTTGACCTGATCAGCGAGAAAGTGTTTCGTTTTTATTCAATCGAGCACATATTCATGATGTTGATCGCCATTGTGCTGATCACCGTCGGAAGAATCAGATCGAAAAAGCTGACCGGCGCTGCCAAGCACAGAACAGTGCTCTACTTTTACACAATGGGCCTCATTATCATTCTTGTGGCTATTCCATGGCCTTTCAGAAACCTTGGCTCCGGCTGGTTCTGA
- a CDS encoding alpha/beta fold hydrolase: MNLHRKTLVLLHGHGIDDTIWDNLDAALNNDFTIVRPNISLFTFCQSVEDYADELHRFLTNANITKCVLIGHSMGGYIALAFADKYLDMLEGFGLFHSTAYADDEAKKHQRNQTIDLLKNHGTEAFVKNTAGNLFGERYKELYPERIKEHINHFGKLPAEALIAGIAAMRNRPDRTAVLTRMTFPVLLIIGMQDKLIPFESVITLSEFPRQSYPFILAEAGHMGMVERPDATARMINWYMGKI; this comes from the coding sequence ATGAATCTACACCGTAAAACTCTGGTATTGCTGCATGGACATGGCATAGATGATACGATTTGGGATAACCTTGATGCCGCGCTTAATAATGATTTTACAATAGTAAGGCCTAATATTTCCCTGTTCACATTCTGCCAGTCCGTTGAAGATTATGCAGATGAATTGCATCGGTTCCTGACCAATGCCAACATTACGAAATGCGTGCTGATCGGCCATTCGATGGGCGGTTACATTGCCCTCGCATTTGCAGACAAATACCTGGACATGCTCGAAGGTTTCGGGTTATTCCACTCCACTGCCTATGCCGACGACGAGGCAAAAAAACACCAGCGCAACCAGACCATCGATCTTCTTAAAAATCATGGAACGGAAGCATTTGTTAAAAACACGGCTGGAAATCTTTTTGGGGAAAGATATAAAGAACTTTACCCTGAGAGGATTAAGGAACACATCAACCATTTTGGCAAACTTCCCGCGGAAGCGCTTATCGCAGGCATTGCAGCCATGCGTAACCGGCCCGACCGCACGGCGGTGCTCACACGCATGACGTTCCCGGTTTTGCTCATTATTGGTATGCAGGATAAGCTCATTCCTTTTGAAAGCGTGATCACATTGTCGGAATTCCCCAGACAGAGCTATCCATTTATCCTTGCAGAAGCAGGGCATATGGGAATGGTAGAGCGGCCCGATGCCACGGCGCGTATGATCAACTGGTATATGGGAAAAATTTAA
- a CDS encoding alpha/beta hydrolase family protein yields MQKFTIVVFQRRLSFLLVWSLLLLYSCKDDKPLPVDPPVENKYLTESTVITEMTKEQVIEKAGDLRPLVSAYVKNGIKVFKITYKTKNTDGTDIMASGALILPSTPNPASMISVQHGTIRDDASAPSNFKDGAEAASFGALFGSMGYIIAYPDYIGYGASKDLPHPYEHRASLASASLDMLRAAKEFLKAQKDVKWDEKLYVAGYSEGGYATMALHKMIEEEAAGEFDLRAASCGAGAYDKTAFMKHIINTKTHGIASYNALYTWVLLTYDRIYKLNRPASYYFKEPFATNITANGISAPIGQSFDSALNESFKTDLNDGKDEKFIKAIADNDVYNWKPKAPVQLYHGDKDELVFYFNSVKAYDTMKGLGANVTLTPVPGGTHSSSISSFLIGTLAFFTSTK; encoded by the coding sequence ATGCAAAAATTTACGATCGTAGTGTTTCAGAGGAGGTTATCCTTCCTGCTTGTGTGGAGTTTGTTGCTGCTTTACTCCTGCAAAGACGACAAACCACTGCCTGTGGATCCGCCGGTTGAGAATAAATATCTCACTGAAAGCACTGTTATCACCGAAATGACCAAAGAACAGGTGATCGAGAAAGCCGGTGACCTTCGACCATTGGTATCCGCATATGTCAAAAACGGCATTAAGGTTTTTAAAATCACTTACAAGACAAAGAATACGGACGGAACGGACATTATGGCTTCCGGCGCATTGATTTTGCCGTCGACGCCCAATCCCGCTTCTATGATCAGCGTTCAGCACGGCACAATCCGCGACGACGCATCTGCACCTTCCAATTTCAAGGACGGGGCCGAAGCAGCTTCCTTCGGGGCATTATTTGGCTCAATGGGATACATTATTGCTTACCCGGATTACATTGGTTACGGCGCCTCCAAAGATCTTCCCCATCCATACGAACACAGGGCGAGCCTGGCCTCAGCTTCACTGGATATGCTGCGCGCTGCAAAGGAATTTTTGAAAGCGCAAAAAGATGTGAAATGGGATGAGAAACTGTATGTCGCAGGTTATAGCGAAGGCGGTTACGCAACGATGGCGCTCCATAAGATGATTGAAGAAGAAGCGGCTGGTGAATTTGACCTTCGTGCTGCCAGCTGCGGCGCGGGTGCTTATGATAAAACGGCGTTCATGAAGCACATTATCAATACAAAAACGCACGGAATTGCTTCCTATAATGCACTTTACACCTGGGTGTTGTTAACCTATGACCGCATTTATAAACTGAACCGCCCGGCTTCCTACTATTTTAAAGAACCGTTTGCGACTAATATTACGGCAAATGGGATTTCTGCACCGATTGGCCAAAGCTTTGATTCCGCTTTAAATGAAAGCTTCAAAACAGATTTGAATGATGGCAAGGATGAGAAGTTTATTAAGGCCATTGCAGATAATGATGTTTACAACTGGAAACCCAAAGCACCTGTCCAGCTATATCACGGCGATAAGGATGAACTTGTTTTTTACTTCAATTCGGTAAAAGCATATGATACGATGAAAGGATTGGGTGCGAATGTGACATTAACACCGGTGCCGGGCGGCACGCATAGCAGTTCCATATCTTCATTCCTGATTGGAACGCTTGCATTTTTTACCTCTACAAAATAA
- the cysM gene encoding cysteine synthase CysM, with protein sequence MFSLLDLVGNTPLIELKKINPNPDVKIYGKLEGNNPGGSVKDRAAFSMIKGAMDRGEVTSGTKLIEATSGNTGIALAMIARLFDLEIELIMPQSSTKERVLTMEAYGAKVVLSETMESARDIAEEKAAAGGYFMLNQFANEDNWKAHYRTTGPEIYKDTNQSITHFVSSMGTTGTIMGVSRYLKEQNPNIQIVGCQPTDGSSIPGIRKWPVEYLPKIFERERVDRVIEVTQDDAVLTTRKLAREEAVFAGMSSGGSTWAAIELAKELKEGVIVCIICDRGDRYLSSDLFG encoded by the coding sequence ATGTTTTCACTTCTTGATCTGGTTGGTAACACCCCTCTTATTGAATTAAAAAAGATCAATCCCAATCCGGACGTAAAAATTTATGGTAAGCTGGAAGGCAACAATCCGGGCGGCAGCGTCAAGGACCGTGCAGCATTCAGTATGATAAAAGGCGCGATGGATCGCGGTGAAGTAACTTCCGGCACCAAGTTGATTGAGGCCACCAGTGGAAATACAGGCATTGCCCTGGCAATGATAGCACGGCTGTTTGATCTTGAAATAGAGCTTATTATGCCTCAAAGCTCAACAAAGGAACGTGTGCTGACGATGGAAGCCTATGGTGCAAAAGTTGTACTGTCGGAAACAATGGAGAGCGCGCGGGACATTGCGGAGGAGAAAGCAGCTGCTGGCGGTTATTTCATGCTGAACCAGTTTGCAAACGAGGATAACTGGAAAGCACATTATAGAACTACGGGACCCGAGATTTATAAGGATACCAATCAATCAATCACCCATTTTGTGTCTTCTATGGGCACTACCGGCACTATTATGGGTGTTTCGCGCTATTTGAAGGAACAAAATCCGAACATTCAGATTGTAGGCTGCCAGCCTACCGACGGTTCGAGCATTCCCGGCATCAGGAAATGGCCTGTCGAATATCTTCCTAAAATATTTGAAAGAGAACGTGTTGACCGCGTAATTGAGGTTACACAGGATGATGCGGTGCTCACCACGCGTAAACTGGCAAGAGAAGAAGCTGTTTTTGCCGGAATGAGCAGCGGAGGCTCAACCTGGGCAGCCATTGAACTTGCCAAAGAATTGAAGGAAGGCGTGATCGTTTGTATCATTTGCGACCGCGGCGATCGCTATTTGTCAAGCGATTTGTTTGGCTAA
- a CDS encoding DUF4286 family protein, giving the protein MIIFNITVNISYAAEKDWLDFMKTVHIPEILATKLPLECRLFRLLTEIENEGSTYTTQFSFRTMEDFLAYQTGFQADLQERHHALFNGQYVSFRTLLEEA; this is encoded by the coding sequence ATGATCATATTTAACATTACAGTAAACATTAGTTATGCCGCCGAAAAGGATTGGCTTGATTTCATGAAGACAGTCCACATCCCCGAAATCCTGGCGACAAAACTGCCGCTTGAGTGTAGACTTTTCCGCTTGCTCACCGAGATAGAAAACGAAGGTTCGACTTACACCACGCAGTTTTCGTTCCGGACCATGGAAGATTTCCTTGCTTATCAAACCGGCTTTCAGGCCGACTTGCAGGAGCGCCACCATGCGCTTTTTAATGGTCAATATGTATCTTTTCGGACACTTTTGGAGGAAGCATGA
- a CDS encoding GNAT family N-acetyltransferase — protein MILTPNLRIVPCDDTLFDAIRMGNNTLARVMGVNVPKKWTEFRDTFTPSYHRWKAHPPLRDWWVYLVIHMPDNMLIGSCGYKGEPDASGMVEIGYEIMPSHRLKGLGLEIAKGLTEHAFAQPGVHKILAHTLREENASVKILEKIGFKQTEDINDPDEGPLWRWELARK, from the coding sequence ATGATTCTAACCCCCAATTTAAGGATTGTACCCTGCGACGATACGCTTTTTGACGCCATACGCATGGGTAATAACACATTAGCACGCGTAATGGGTGTGAATGTACCTAAAAAGTGGACCGAGTTCCGGGATACTTTTACGCCATCGTACCATCGCTGGAAAGCCCACCCTCCTTTACGGGACTGGTGGGTTTATTTGGTTATACACATGCCTGATAACATGCTGATCGGCTCCTGCGGCTACAAAGGCGAACCGGATGCAAGCGGAATGGTCGAAATAGGTTATGAGATCATGCCTTCACACCGTTTGAAAGGTCTGGGATTGGAAATTGCAAAAGGGCTTACCGAACATGCATTTGCACAACCCGGCGTTCATAAGATACTGGCGCATACATTAAGGGAGGAAAATGCATCTGTGAAAATCCTGGAAAAAATCGGTTTTAAGCAAACTGAGGATATTAACGATCCCGACGAAGGGCCGCTGTGGCGTTGGGAACTGGCACGAAAATAA